One window of Pseudomonadota bacterium genomic DNA carries:
- a CDS encoding TonB-dependent receptor, with amino-acid sequence MRFLFIVLCLLFVAVPSARAQLGVSVIKGTVIDAVRDEPIVGARVSVRSPNLQGTKRATTDRRGRFRIANLPPGDYTVLVHARDYRPSEHTGIQLRTNTTVKVDGTLLSAKEDVEEIEVQGMKAPVDVGSAQNMTTITPDFAQHIPMASPASRGGLQRSFESIALMAPQAGSGHRGTAISGTTAPENLYLVDGLGVGGENRQNQTALSIDFVDQLNVITSGYLPEYGRATGGVLNATTKSGSNEHRGAAWFTLSPPWLEAGRKYVKPRASTIVHQSELASRWDLGGAAGGPILLDKLWYYVGFDIAFTTNQHHRALHRFLLDPMTGARIKDTEGEPLTEEIPGTRVDYQTRDHNLQLLGKLTYSPNSNNRLAASFITTPWWPSRIRSGNPYVDADQQQRYTSTYQLTFKWDVNSDDYRKLLNTTLGIHQTTFRRLPLDGSRLGEGATGIAATPNLIWSSAQPRSITAFESYPGLEQACASIHGELPCPAPGYSVGGRGFMYDGTTNRLQLTSMGTLIVPDFYGEHVIKAGIDLQIEHYQAAHGETGLHRIDEHSSGDRFTSNGPAFLLSPDEPSWITWFSRSAANHLYGAFLQDSWHVSDPVTVNLGLRYDMQFMLGKGAGQGLTLPSQIAPRIGVIWDPSEEGKARIFANYGRFFHSMPVRSSLHLLHGQPWLRGYHLPATGYPNNCDLNAFDSPNACYESNPTYRYLRNGRSDPNLSTVAIGSSLVPIDASLTAQYNSEISLGAEYNLFGLARVGATYTHRWLNNLIETMSLDETQTIFLGNPGRGLGSGFAKGVRNYHALTLAVTKPMSSHWLLQANYTLASLRGNYSGLVNTDSGQFEPNMNSDFDVKDLLVNRYGPLSGDVRHTFKAYGAYILTLFNNHEINIGTALNAHSGRPTNYLGSHELLGSRQVFILPRGS; translated from the coding sequence ATGCGATTCCTGTTCATCGTCCTGTGTTTGCTTTTCGTGGCTGTGCCCTCGGCTCGAGCACAGTTGGGTGTGTCGGTCATCAAGGGCACGGTGATCGACGCAGTCCGCGACGAACCGATCGTCGGGGCGCGAGTGTCGGTGAGGTCGCCCAACCTCCAGGGCACGAAGCGTGCGACCACGGACCGGCGCGGGCGCTTCCGCATCGCCAACCTGCCACCGGGTGACTACACGGTGCTGGTGCACGCGAGGGACTACCGTCCCTCGGAGCATACGGGAATTCAGCTGCGTACCAACACCACGGTCAAGGTCGACGGGACCCTGCTGTCGGCCAAAGAAGACGTGGAAGAGATCGAAGTGCAGGGCATGAAGGCCCCCGTCGATGTGGGCTCAGCCCAGAACATGACCACGATCACCCCCGACTTCGCGCAACACATACCCATGGCTTCGCCCGCCAGCCGTGGGGGGCTTCAGCGTTCGTTCGAGTCGATCGCCTTGATGGCTCCCCAGGCCGGGTCCGGGCACAGAGGCACAGCGATCAGCGGGACCACCGCGCCAGAAAACCTCTACCTCGTCGACGGTCTCGGTGTCGGGGGCGAAAACCGCCAGAACCAGACCGCCCTTTCGATCGATTTCGTGGATCAGCTCAACGTGATAACGAGCGGCTACTTGCCCGAGTACGGACGCGCGACCGGGGGAGTGCTCAACGCGACCACCAAATCGGGATCCAACGAACATCGTGGCGCGGCCTGGTTCACCCTCTCACCCCCGTGGCTCGAGGCTGGACGCAAGTACGTGAAGCCGAGGGCCTCAACCATCGTGCACCAAAGCGAGCTTGCCAGTCGTTGGGACCTGGGCGGTGCCGCGGGCGGACCCATCCTGCTCGACAAGCTCTGGTATTACGTGGGATTCGACATCGCGTTCACAACCAACCAGCATCATCGCGCACTCCACCGCTTCTTGTTGGACCCGATGACAGGTGCGCGGATCAAGGACACCGAGGGCGAGCCGCTCACGGAAGAGATTCCTGGCACGCGTGTCGACTACCAAACTCGAGACCATAACCTGCAGTTGCTCGGCAAGCTCACCTACAGCCCCAACAGCAACAATCGTCTGGCCGCGAGCTTCATCACCACACCGTGGTGGCCGAGCCGGATACGCTCCGGAAACCCGTACGTCGATGCGGATCAGCAACAACGCTACACCTCGACCTACCAGCTGACCTTCAAGTGGGACGTGAACTCCGACGACTATCGCAAGCTTCTGAACACGACGCTGGGCATTCACCAAACCACCTTTCGCAGGCTTCCTCTCGACGGCTCACGTCTCGGAGAAGGAGCCACCGGGATCGCCGCCACGCCGAACCTGATCTGGAGCTCGGCCCAACCGCGGTCCATTACCGCTTTCGAGTCCTATCCCGGACTCGAACAGGCCTGTGCTTCCATCCATGGCGAGCTCCCCTGCCCAGCCCCCGGCTACAGCGTCGGCGGCCGGGGCTTCATGTATGACGGCACGACGAACCGGCTGCAGCTAACCAGTATGGGCACCCTGATCGTACCCGACTTCTATGGCGAGCACGTCATCAAGGCAGGCATCGACCTCCAAATAGAGCACTATCAGGCCGCGCACGGAGAGACTGGCCTGCACCGGATCGACGAGCATTCCTCCGGAGATCGCTTTACCAGCAACGGGCCTGCGTTCCTGCTTTCCCCGGACGAACCTTCCTGGATCACCTGGTTCAGCCGCTCGGCCGCCAATCATCTGTACGGCGCCTTCCTGCAAGACAGCTGGCACGTGAGCGACCCGGTGACCGTCAATCTCGGGCTGCGGTACGATATGCAATTCATGCTGGGCAAGGGTGCGGGACAGGGACTCACCCTGCCCTCCCAGATTGCGCCGCGAATCGGCGTCATTTGGGATCCGAGCGAGGAAGGCAAAGCTCGGATCTTCGCGAACTATGGCCGGTTTTTTCATAGCATGCCGGTCCGAAGCTCCCTGCACCTGCTTCATGGCCAGCCCTGGCTAAGAGGATACCACCTGCCCGCCACTGGGTATCCAAACAATTGTGACCTCAACGCATTTGACTCTCCGAATGCGTGCTACGAGTCCAATCCTACCTACCGTTATTTGCGCAATGGCCGCTCTGACCCGAATCTGAGCACGGTCGCCATCGGCTCGAGCCTTGTGCCGATCGACGCCTCGCTCACCGCTCAGTACAACTCCGAGATCTCCCTGGGCGCCGAGTACAATCTTTTTGGTCTTGCGAGGGTGGGCGCCACCTATACCCATCGCTGGCTCAACAACCTGATCGAAACCATGAGCCTCGACGAGACACAGACGATCTTTCTCGGTAATCCGGGCCGGGGTCTCGGCAGCGGCTTTGCCAAGGGAGTTCGCAATTATCACGCGCTCACGTTGGCTGTAACCAAGCCCATGAGCTCCCACTGGCTCCTGCAGGCAAACTATACCCTCGCCTCCTTGCGAGGGAACTACTCAGGGCTCGTCAACACGGACAGCGGTCAGTTCGAGCCGAATATGAACTCCGATTTCGACGTCAAGGATCTGCTCGTCAATCGTTACGGTCCGCTTTCGGGGGACGTCCGTCATACCTTCAAGGCATACGGCGCCTATATTCTCACGTTATTCAACAACCACGAGATCAATATCGGCACTGCGCTCAATGCGCACTCTGGCCGACCCACCAACTACTTGGGTTCCCACGAACTGCTGGGCAGCCGGCAGGTGTTCATACTTCCCCGCGGGTCG
- a CDS encoding TonB-dependent receptor plug domain-containing protein — protein sequence MRGIRRSAEQALATKRRADAIVDAVAAEDIAKFPDENVAESLQRVTGVSITRGFGEGQRVSIRGMGPGRNLTLLNGQPVGSSSFQLEEAGNSRSFNFAMLPSEIP from the coding sequence GTGCGGGGCATTCGCCGCAGCGCCGAGCAAGCGCTTGCCACCAAGCGCAGGGCCGACGCCATTGTCGATGCCGTGGCGGCTGAGGACATCGCCAAATTCCCGGACGAGAACGTTGCAGAGTCGCTACAGCGCGTAACAGGCGTCTCGATCACTCGAGGTTTCGGCGAAGGCCAGCGCGTCAGCATCCGGGGCATGGGGCCGGGACGCAATCTGACGTTGCTAAACGGACAGCCCGTGGGCTCGTCGTCCTTTCAGCTCGAGGAGGCTGGCAACAGCCGCAGCTTCAACTTCGCGATGCTGCCTTCCGAGATCCCTTGA
- a CDS encoding alpha-L-fucosidase: MGTLILTAKHHDGFCLWPSLLTDHSIERSPWKAGLGDVLGELSQSCQQAGIRLGVYLSPWDRNAPLYGTPSYNQFYLGQLEELLTRYGPIAEVWMDGAKGANAPAMAYDFEAYWALIRRLQPGAVLFSDAGPDVRWIGNEHGKAPSTCWSTIDRSKITIGNGSATQRQYLGSGDPNGQDWVAAECDVSIRPGWFYHASEDSRVKSPRELVSLYYECVGRNATLLLNLPPDRRGLIHENDVAALREFRSILDESFRANLALGARATASNVRSAHPQFDPAKTTDADTTSYWATDDGLGQASVTLELAQEQSFDRIMIQEPIWLGQRIEHFAVEAEQLGQWRQLTDGSTVGYKRLARVPATRARRVRFSFRTARSALAISNLGLFKASPRETGDPSGSLAFGKPATASNVTGPPNVYTADKAFDDNPDTRWATDDGLAPWWLEVDLEVNPAAPALIGRVMIDEPLPFHRIQQFELQAFDGQTWRTFHTGTTVGSKHQIHVQPVTAWRVRLHVLRSTRGPTIAELQLFAR, encoded by the coding sequence ATGGGAACGCTGATTCTGACCGCCAAGCATCACGACGGCTTCTGCTTGTGGCCATCGCTATTGACCGATCATTCGATCGAACGCTCGCCCTGGAAAGCGGGCCTAGGAGACGTGCTGGGCGAGCTGTCGCAGTCGTGCCAGCAAGCAGGCATCCGGCTTGGCGTCTACCTTTCGCCGTGGGATCGAAACGCTCCACTCTACGGCACGCCCTCGTACAACCAGTTCTATCTTGGGCAGCTCGAGGAACTGCTGACCAGGTATGGCCCGATCGCGGAAGTATGGATGGACGGTGCCAAGGGCGCCAACGCACCCGCGATGGCGTACGACTTCGAGGCCTATTGGGCTCTGATCCGCAGGCTTCAACCCGGCGCGGTGTTGTTCTCGGATGCGGGCCCGGACGTCCGCTGGATCGGCAACGAGCATGGCAAGGCGCCGTCTACGTGTTGGTCCACCATCGACCGCAGCAAGATCACGATCGGCAACGGCAGTGCTACGCAGCGGCAATACCTGGGCAGCGGCGACCCCAACGGCCAGGATTGGGTGGCGGCCGAGTGCGACGTATCCATCCGGCCCGGTTGGTTCTACCACGCGTCCGAGGACTCTCGCGTCAAGTCGCCCAGAGAGCTCGTGAGCTTGTACTACGAGTGCGTGGGCCGTAACGCCACGCTGCTGCTCAATCTGCCGCCCGATCGACGCGGCCTGATTCACGAGAACGACGTTGCCGCCTTGCGCGAGTTCCGGTCGATTCTGGACGAGAGCTTTCGGGCCAATCTGGCGCTGGGGGCCAGGGCGACGGCCAGCAACGTGCGCAGTGCGCACCCTCAGTTCGATCCCGCCAAGACCACCGACGCCGACACCACGAGTTACTGGGCCACCGACGACGGTCTGGGCCAGGCGAGCGTGACCCTCGAGCTCGCCCAGGAACAGAGCTTCGATCGCATCATGATCCAAGAGCCCATCTGGCTGGGACAGCGCATCGAGCACTTCGCCGTCGAGGCCGAGCAACTCGGCCAGTGGAGGCAACTCACCGACGGAAGCACCGTGGGCTACAAGCGGCTGGCGCGCGTACCAGCAACCCGCGCCCGCAGGGTACGCTTCTCGTTCCGCACCGCACGCTCGGCCCTGGCGATCTCCAACCTGGGCCTATTCAAGGCCTCGCCGCGAGAGACGGGGGACCCGAGCGGCTCGCTCGCGTTTGGCAAGCCGGCCACTGCAAGCAACGTGACCGGCCCGCCCAACGTGTACACCGCGGACAAGGCGTTCGATGACAACCCGGACACGCGCTGGGCCACGGACGATGGTCTCGCCCCGTGGTGGCTGGAGGTCGATCTCGAGGTCAACCCGGCGGCGCCGGCCCTGATCGGGCGCGTGATGATCGATGAGCCCCTGCCGTTCCATCGGATCCAGCAGTTCGAGCTGCAGGCATTTGATGGTCAGACGTGGAGGACCTTCCACACGGGCACCACCGTGGGCAGCAAGCACCAAATCCACGTGCAGCCGGTCACGGCCTGGCGGGTGCGGCTCCATGTCCTGAGGTCTACCAGGGGTCCGACCATCGCGGAGCTCCAGCTCTTCGCTCGGTGA
- a CDS encoding alpha-L-fucosidase yields MLVACQSRDKEIPQRANREKGPIRQLLDNREERIRWHRDARFGGMVHFTPDTIGKVVHYDAEHQPDPYRGRPIVAEEFDRYYTRMTLQNFDAEAWVSAFADAGMKYFVFVAKHHNGFCMWDSKYTNYDIYAVTGRDVVAELAEACKKHGITFGLYYSIMDWYHPHATGITHGGRGYDLPPDIAPNIKNYISYMNAQLRELTTKYGRIGLLWYDGAWMSEGIDDPNLQWTEKHARDLYEYSLQLQEGIITNNRMQRSHYKPTDKGDYYTPENFIGNFDRDNHWESIMKLGVSWHWVPKEPIKQVEQIQAMLSRAVGNDGNLLLNIGPHPDGFIEPNQVEVLKQLGKWLDTNGEAVYGTRGGPYLPSKEVVSTNKGSNVYLHLLDEGLRVLTVDSLDAKIESCTNMKGEPLSCEVMNDKLRITLEENRPGVDVIRIAIDKNALDVPLVKSGVEMRHSVDTEKKIVMENVKEE; encoded by the coding sequence TTGTTGGTAGCCTGTCAATCGAGAGACAAGGAGATCCCGCAACGCGCCAATAGAGAAAAAGGGCCCATAAGGCAGCTCCTTGACAACAGAGAGGAACGCATACGCTGGCACAGAGATGCGCGTTTTGGTGGAATGGTCCATTTTACCCCTGACACCATAGGAAAAGTGGTTCATTACGACGCGGAACACCAGCCCGATCCTTACCGAGGAAGACCCATCGTTGCCGAAGAATTTGATCGATACTACACCAGAATGACACTTCAGAATTTCGATGCAGAAGCATGGGTAAGTGCATTTGCCGATGCCGGCATGAAGTACTTTGTTTTCGTGGCGAAACACCACAACGGCTTCTGCATGTGGGACTCGAAGTATACCAATTACGACATCTACGCAGTTACGGGGCGCGACGTGGTAGCGGAGCTCGCTGAGGCGTGCAAAAAACACGGCATTACCTTTGGCCTCTACTACTCCATCATGGACTGGTACCATCCGCATGCGACGGGAATCACGCATGGAGGTAGAGGGTACGATCTTCCCCCGGATATAGCGCCTAACATCAAGAACTATATTTCCTATATGAACGCCCAGCTCAGGGAGCTTACCACCAAGTACGGGCGAATCGGGCTCCTCTGGTACGATGGCGCCTGGATGAGCGAGGGAATCGACGATCCGAATCTGCAGTGGACAGAGAAGCACGCCAGGGATCTTTATGAGTACAGCCTGCAGCTCCAGGAAGGCATCATTACCAACAATAGGATGCAAAGGTCCCACTACAAGCCAACAGATAAAGGAGATTATTATACACCGGAGAATTTCATAGGAAATTTTGACCGAGATAATCACTGGGAATCTATTATGAAACTTGGGGTATCCTGGCACTGGGTACCGAAGGAACCAATAAAGCAAGTAGAGCAGATTCAAGCAATGCTGAGCAGGGCCGTGGGCAACGATGGAAACCTGCTGCTCAACATAGGCCCTCATCCCGACGGATTCATTGAGCCGAATCAAGTAGAAGTGCTTAAACAATTAGGAAAATGGCTGGATACAAACGGGGAGGCAGTCTACGGTACTAGGGGAGGACCATACCTGCCTTCAAAAGAGGTGGTTAGTACGAACAAAGGCAGTAATGTCTATCTGCATCTGTTGGATGAAGGCCTGCGCGTACTGACGGTTGATAGCCTGGATGCAAAAATAGAATCCTGTACGAATATGAAGGGCGAACCGCTGAGCTGTGAAGTCATGAACGATAAACTACGTATTACTTTGGAGGAGAATAGGCCAGGCGTAGACGTGATTAGGATTGCCATCGACAAGAATGCCCTGGACGTACCGCTGGTCAAAAGCGGAGTGGAAATGCGACATTCCGTTGATACAGAGAAGAAGATCGTTATGGAAAATGTCAAGGAGGAATAG